The Nostoc cf. commune SO-36 genomic sequence GAACAAGCGCGTACTGTCTGTGATGTTAACGGTAGCAACTCACCAGAGTGTGCTGCTGCTTGGGATGCAGTAGAAGAATTGCAAGCCGAAGCTTCTCACAAGCGTCAAAGCAAGCCAAAAAACTCTCTAGAACA encodes the following:
- a CDS encoding Calvin cycle protein CP12, yielding MTNIQETAKGDIQEKIQEEVEQARTVCDVNGSNSPECAAAWDAVEELQAEASHKRQSKPKNSLEQYCDDNPDAIECRVYDD